From the genome of Toxoplasma gondii ME49 chromosome XII, whole genome shotgun sequence:
CGACGACCGGACTCGCCGTCCGCACTCGAGTGTCTGAACGCATCGTCGCGTCGCCCTGCGTCGGCAGCAGGCGCCCGTCGGACTTCCCCCACTGTAACGACGGGGCCGCGTTTTTCCTGTGAtccgcttctcccttgtGGATGCGTCTCCCCCACAACAGGCCGAGCGTCTGAGGTGAGAGCCTCTGGGGCTTGGAGTTGAGCCTCGGCGCCCGTTTTGTCTGCTCTGAGGTGTGCGTACACCCCAAGGGCGAGCTTCACTCGAAGCAGCTGCGCGAGGCCGTGCAGCTCCCGCAAGCCTTTTCCTCCAACGCAGTGCGGCGGATTGCAAACGTAAGCGATTTCTTGGTGGTCCGAGGCAAAGCCTTGAATGGTTGAGGCCAGCTGCGCACAGAGAGCTCGAAATTCCCGCTCCTGGAACTCGCTGCGCTGTCGCTCCTTGTGCAGCTCCGCCTGCGCAGAGTGGAAGCTGCGTGCAAAcgcctccttctgctcctccaaGCTTTTGAAAGAGACTCTGTACTGACGAACTTCTGCCTCCAAACGCCGGTTCCGCGCAATCAGCTGCTGCAGTGCCTCTCGCATCTCAAGCGCCAACGCCTGAATGGCTGCTGCCTGCAGTAGACACCGGGAAGCTGGTGCAAATACAAAGGCTGAAACCCAGGGTCCCGAATCGAATACTCAGAAAGAACTCGTACTGCCTCACTCAACAACAAAGGTCACATGATGTCCTTTCCTCTACGCCCAttcacatacatacatgtgtgatcaactatatatatacatatacatatatatatatatatatatatatatatatatatatttatatgcgtAGATGGCGTGATGTTCACTGCTTTCCTGAAGGACGGATTTGTGTGTCTAAAGACGTACAGCCGGGTCCTTGGGTTGCGTTTCCTCCTCGAGGTGAAAATTTATTTTGGACATTTGTGAGGTCTTGAGTGGAGACGGTTTCGCCGAATCGTCGGGCAAGGGCCGAAGAGCAGCGACCCTGGCGCCAGTGTTAGGTCTGACGAGCTGCGACGCTCTTGCACGTGTCGCCTGGCTTCTGAGAGGACCTGAAAAGCCTCGACCGGAGACGTCCATCTTCTCAGAGAGTGAAGTTTCCGTGAGAAGCTGCCAAACCCCGCGCGCCTTCCGCAAACTTGTTGCTCCTCTTGACAAActctcctccgttctcttgCCTGCCTTTGTCAGAATGCGCGAATGCACGCGAGTCAGCAGCAGAAAGtggcgagacagaagcttAGAAGAGTTCAGCAGGGAGTCGTTTGTTTACAGCCTGTACCGTGAGTTTCAGGAGGATACTGTTATAGTCGCTGATCTCATGTGTTCACATCAGTgtaactcaaatcgaataaacagacaCATTAACTTGGGCAGAAAGCGTTGAAGGACGTGGTCGATTTCCAAGTAGAAAAAACAGATCAAAGGAGCTCGACGGCATCGAAAGGAAGAGTGAAGTTGTCTTCAGAGCTCCTCGAACTCTAGAGAGCTTCGAGAAAAGCTGGACCGTGCTAAGAACAAGTCTGAAGTGTGAATGTCACGCAGGCAATCCATTTACGTTCTGTTGATCGAATACACTTCACCGCTGCTCACACTCTTGCGGATGAAGAGACAATCAGAAAGGAGTTCCTCAGGAACTTCTTCGGCACCTCAGCTGTGGAAAAAAAACTCGGGAAGCAAGACAGTTCGACAGTGAAGTCGACGACGCGAGACGCGATGGATGGTGCAGAAAGTGTAAAGCTCTTTGAGGGgaacgagagacgcagaacgcgAAACATTTACCAAAAGCAAACAGACAGAACAGCAAAAGGCAAACGAATCACGAATTTTCGAAAAGAGAGTGCTCGCGTCTTCATGGCTGCCAAGTCAAATAACGCACAGGCCGGGAAACTCCCGCCAGGGTCTACTCAAAGTTGTTTTCCTTACATGAATCAGGGATCAGCGAGAAACTGCAGTCGAGCAAGAAGCCTGTCGAATTAAATGAGAACTCATCCATGAAGAAGAGCGTTTGCTGCGGTTTGCATAGCTGGTTGATGGAAAAGACTGA
Proteins encoded in this window:
- a CDS encoding hypothetical protein (encoded by transcript TGME49_246950), translated to MDVSGRGFSGPLRSQATRARASQLVRPNTGARVAALRPLPDDSAKPSPLKTSQMSKINFHLEEETQPKDPAAAAIQALALEMREALQQLIARNRRLEAEVRQYRVSFKSLEEQKEAFARSFHSAQAELHKERQRSEFQEREFRALCAQLASTIQGFASDHQEIAYVCNPPHCVGGKGLRELHGLAQLLRVKLALGVYAHLRADKTGAEAQLQAPEALTSDARPVVGETHPQGRSGSQEKRGPVVTVGEVRRAPAADAGRRDDAFRHSSADGESGRRGCAPAASRVSVLLNSEEIRPSSRPTSAPHSSRSCASQNQSGIAQASVESSTSLSQQVCGQASRESAESTQAQERKFGEAESGRLLNGDAAGARDGATREHVESDHESVSERSSHSSRSSESEFFSSSAGSSPRLSLRAPPAKSTRPKFVPCLSTAAAGAGSWMSGNREPSEYPQGM